ATCATTCAGTGTTAAGGAGCTGATTAGGAGAGTGTCGGGTAGGGTGACACAGCCTGATAGTGATAGCATAAGCTCTTCGTAATCGGCAAATTCAAGTGTGCGTTCTACTTGATAGTTATCTTTATAAGTCAAACGAAACATAGTCAATTATCTTTCTTCTTTAGTGAAGATACCGCGTTCTACTAAACTGTCCA
Above is a window of Streptococcus oralis subsp. dentisani DNA encoding:
- a CDS encoding DUF4649 family protein — encoded protein: MFRLTYKDNYQVERTLEFADYEELMLSLSGCVTLPDTLLISSLTLNDKVIYQGLVGDLYRFLSQTNFSD